The following nucleotide sequence is from Oenanthe melanoleuca isolate GR-GAL-2019-014 chromosome 5, OMel1.0, whole genome shotgun sequence.
ACACCAAATTTTCTATGGTTTAACCTTGTCCTGTGGCCCCCTGTTTAGCAGAGTTTGTCTAAAACATGGGCACCTGTGACTGTTATCCTTGATTATTTAGACCTGGGGCCTTGACCCCAGCCCTTCGGCTGCGTTCCTGGCCAGCTCTCAGACCTGCTTTAGCACCAGCCTTGTCCTGTGATCTGCACTCCTGGCAGAACCTGGATTTTGTCTcaggtcctgccctgccctgctgcctcctggaaCCCCATGCCATTCTCCATTTTGTCTCCTACCTTCCACCAGCTGAGTATATCAGCAATATCAGTATTTTTAGTCACCTTGTTTGCTGTTCTTCTACTTCCTCATGGTTTCTCATCTGTTGCTGCAACCTCCTaacattctctttttctgtacCAGGAATGAAGTTCATAAAAGTCCTCCCAGCTGCCTTGTATCTCAAATAGCTTCTTCTCAACTAGCAGGACCTTCGTCTCAGAGAGCCATAACACAGTAAGTCATGGAGAACAtgtattttttcagtgtctCCAGGTCTGACCAAGTGAGGAAAATTTATCTTTTCCAGAGAAATGCACCCTTAATGTCAGATGTGAGGTTTGCACCAGGACAGAGAAATAACTCAGCTGTCAGTGAAGTGGTGCAAACAATGCCCACAAAAGCATTAGTAACTTGGGAAGAAACTCATGCTTGGGAAGAACAAGATGGACCAGATATGATGAAATTTGCCACAAAACTGAATTAATGGTTATAAATGAAAAGACAGAGATGAATACAGCAGAAACACAATGGCTTTGTAGACACAAAGGAGACAATAAATTGGCTCCTGCTTTGAAAAGGGATGCTGAGAAATGTTCCAAAACACTGAGTTGAAATGAGGCTATTCTGAGGCTTTCTGAAACAGCCACTGGCTTTACTGCATGTCAATAATCCTTCCAGCTAGTACTCTGCAGACTCTTAGTGATCCCTGGGACTTTTAGAAGCTCCCAAAAGGCAACAGTGGTCAGCAGATTTTAATTAGCCATATATATTTCTGGAGTTTATACCTTGAAGAAGGTTGAAAACCACAGTGCACAACTCATGTGAATGTCCACTTGTGTATATATGTGCAGTAAGATTATTTTGAGTTTATTAGATATATTTTCTTAAGACTTTACTGTTCTTAATAATGAAAACTTGAACATATCTATACATGACAGCAATGTAAATCATTCTCCTACACTATGGCCACACTTACTAAATAGTCTTCTGTTTTAACTGATGATTTCAAAGACCTTTGCCATGAATTGGAGTGGACTTTCCCTGCATAACCTTTTAATCTAGTTTGACTACTATTACACTTGCCTAAGTAAACTCCTACTTCCAGTCGAGTGAAACCATCAGTGAGAGATTCTGATCTAAAAACCACTCACACATAGTTCCTTCAAACAATGACACACCTTATTGATGCAAAAACACTCCAACACAGCAGAGGTTGAAAATGTTCCTAATCCCCTTCTGCACTAAAAACTATAAATTGCTAGAGAACTCAAATGGCAAAGCAAGCTGGGCATGAAGATGATGCCATGAAGAATGTACTGATAATAGGTAATACAGTTTTACAATTGCAGTGCTACAGAACTAATattaatacttttatttctatttcctttgAAACAATACATCCAATAGTGTACATGTATGGACTCCATGTTGGAAGTTTTTGTCAGAattagaaaaactgaaaaaattgcAAAGTACTACTTATAGTTTGTTTTGGATTCAGAGAATAGAGATTTTCAAAGGAGCTCAGCCTGTTTGGGTGTATTTGCTTGGTAGCCAAGCAAATCCAGAGCTGAGAGGCAATTCAGCTGTGGCCTATAAATATATTGCAGACTACACGCTAGGGGAGAAGAAAAGCTTCTCATGAATATGTTTATGTTGGAAATTAGAAGGTTACTCAGTCCTCACAGCAATGATGCTTTGGAACAACCTTTCACTGGAGAAATGAAGCAAAGCCATTTAAAGTGGCTTCTTGATTAGCTGCAGGGATGATCCTGTGGCTGGCTGTGACAAGAAATGAGTGTTTGGGTCTGTGGACAGGCTCCTTTTCAAAACATGCCCTTACTTGCCATGGTGGGAACTTTAGATGCTGAGTGTTTTGGAAAATCTGTGTTTTACTACATGTCTGAAAGTGAGCAGAGACTATTCATAAATATCCATTGATGATGGAGCTCTTCAAACCTCCTTTTCATGTGTTATTAACATGAGGCATCTGGAAGGTAAGAGACACTTGATCACGGGCTCCAGCTTGATTTGAATAAAACGTTacaaagaattttctttaaaaacctAATAAATTCAGCATAAACACACAAAAGATATCCTACTCAGACTTGCTGGCAGTTATTATACAACCCCTTCCAATTACTGGGTTATTACAGGGTATAACCTTCGTGTTGCATACTGCTTTATGCAAGCCATGCTGATATTTCATGTTGCCAAGACCACACATTTCAGAGAGAATGACGGTAATTATGGTATCCCTGGAGATGGGTGGCACCCTCTTGCCCAAGGGCACTCCAAGGCTAACCCCCATCAGCTACATCTTGCCCAGGAGGAACACTTAGGGTGACATAGGGTGGAAAACAATGTGGAACTGCAGGGTGTAGACAAGGTACAACTGCACCAAGCCAAAAGGGAGCTGTgctttgcttgcttttcttctcataaAACTAAATTAAGTTAACCTGACAACTAcattagttttttgttttgttttcctccagcCTTTCTTGTCTCTCAGTTCTTTGGGGTTTCAATTTGGTTTATGCACTCTTGGTGGCCATAGATTGGTTTGGGGTATGTGTTCTGGACCTTACTAAGGACATTGCACTGCAACATGGTGTTTCCTCCCTCACAAGATGCTTTTGATTAGCTGCCTGAAATACAGGTTTCACAAGGAACTCCTGTGGTACAGAATTTTGTCTGGCAAAACTAATTGAGGAGAAATGGCCCAATTAAGAAACTCGTTGTACTTTTCCATTTCTAATGGCAAACTGCAACAATTTATGTCCTGTAGGAAGAGTTTGCAGACCTAGAAAAGGTCCTCATTACTTTTTGAGCTGTCAAGCAGTGCAACTCATGCAATCATCTGCACTTGGCAGTCCCCAGAAGCAAAGGCTGCGTAGAGAAAGGGTAAGTGTTGTGCAAAGCCTTCAAGAAAAGCACAGCTCATTCTCAGCTTCTTCAGTTAATGACCATCTTTTAGCTGACATGTACATGCCTACCCATATAACTGAAAGAATTGTGGACATCATTGTTTCATGTAGCAAATCAGAATGATACCCAGCCCCACTACAGCTCAGCAAAAGCTTTAAACATAATTTCTCAGTTTCATCTAAAAGTGAGTGTTTCAGGGAATATTCCCCTAAGAATCCACTTTCTCAATgaaagctcagcagcagcagaggaacagaCACAGAGCTCACTCAAAACATCAGCTCTGAAAAACATTTGATCCTGTCTCTGCCACCATTTCCCCTAGCAGGAATGTTTTCCTGGATCTTGCCATTTAAATGTCTCCTACTGGCAGCAGCTTGAACCCCCAGGCCTTCAATCCATGAGCTCAGCACTAATGTCCTTCCACTCCTTAAGTTCTCAGCCAAGAATTCTCCAAAGGAGAGGATACacctaaaataaataaaataatatataaatataataatataataaaataataaaatatggtGTTTTTCCAGTTGAACCATTTCAAGCaccaaaatacaaacaaaaatattcttacaAGATGAATTCTCTCCCTTGACAAGTAAACAGGCAATCAAGACAGgtcagcagctggcagagcaaCATCTAGAGCCATGGCCCAGAGGATTTACTGGTCTTTGaagaatgtattttcttcaaatagTATCTATTGTTTAAAGGGAAAGAAGACAGTGAAGTTGTTACCTATGGGAACATTCAACCTTTATAAACCCTGCTCTTATCCAGTATTTTATGGGTAAGGCTTTTCCAGACCCTGTGTAGTACTTTGACGTGACTGTACTTTGTACAAAAATACAAAGCCAGACCTTGGCATTCTTTTCCtgccttaatgattctatgatcacTTGTGACATGAAAATGCAATTGAAAGCTACTGGTTTATTTTCCATACACGATTCATTTGTATTGCCTCCATCATACCCCATTAGTGAAGCAGAAAATTCCTACTTCTTTGTAGGAGTTGATACTTGACACCtttgcttcttcctcctccagtTATTTAACTATGCAAGTTGATCTAATGACTTGCTGCTACTGAAATTCTTACCATTTGCTCCCTAGCCCATGGCTGCACCACCCCTTCacttcacagcagctctggcctACGCACATTTCTAAATGCTAGTGTGGTTCATCAAACCCCCTGCACCATTTTTGTcgtttcttttttcccatttcattgGATTAAATCAGCTCACTGGAGTTGGCCAAGCAGCAGAAACTGCATAAAGCCAGCAGCTTTCTGAGCAGAAAGAGAATTCCCAATTTCCATCAGCAGCAAGCCGGCAATGTAGCTCACTGCATTTCCAAAAAACACACTGAGCCAACAGAGAAATCAAGGAACCTGCCTCAAGTGCACAGCCTAAAACCAGATtagctgagctcctgctgaaGGCTCTGGAATCCACACAGACTTTGCATGAAGTCTCATGCCATCAATTTCACCAGCTCATCTGCTCAGGCAGCATCCTTCAACAGCAAAGTGGCAAGATCTGAACACTGCCACGAGCACTGCTGCAGTGATCATCCAGAGCCCTGGAGGCTGCAAAGCTACTGCTGAGGAATGCAGAGAAAACCAGTAGGCACCAGATTTAGCAAGTAGGAGCGGTATCCACATGAAGAACTTTATTTTAATCAATACAGAAGTGAAAAAGCAAACTTTtaaaggaggggggaaaaaaagagagctttatGTATGTATGCTTAATAAAAACGCTCtaaaccaaaaataatttacattctGATAACTcacattcaaaaataaatagagaaagGCATCAGGGCATAACATTCAAAGGAATATCTAGTAAAAGCAGTAATGTATTTGTATTAATAATCAAGAATTTAACACTGCAATATTTAATCTTGGATCTGTGAACACAAATGTCACCTCCTACACAGCAGTAACTGAAGACAGGTACACCATTAGGAGCACAGACAAGTTTCTGTTAAATTTAAAAGGTAAGAATTGTACTTaacaaaaatcttaaaatgaaATCCACAGTTCTATctccaaacagaaaaaccacTCTGAGTggcaaataacaaaaaataaacactgaaataacTAAAGAAAActagtttaaaaagaaatttagttAACAAATAGGAATCACGATGCAAGATTACCTCTCTCCCAGAATATCCACTCGATTATTTTGCTCTAAGGTACGTAACACACCACacagaaaagttattttattataGTATAGTACTAAAATGCAGGCTTTTGCCATTTGGTCCATTTACATTTTATTGATTATTTTAGCCTGCTGTATTGGAAAGAAAAGTGTGTCTCTCAATCTTTGGATacaaaaaccagagaaattACATTCTTCAgcataaaagcaaattttttagAAAcctgtgcatttcttttttggtttttttggagttttttgtaggtttgttttttttttttttgttaagcacatatgttttattattttcattcatGCAACAACTGTGAATTAATCCCATTCCAGATGAGGATTTTACCATAAAATTTAAATAGTCAATTTATCAGAGtacagaacaaaggaaaaaagcttaATCCACATAATATCTTGCTACTGGACTCTACTCAGCCAAATTACACTAACCTTACAGATTTGCATTCTTAGAGATGCAGGCATAACAATTCATTCAGGAAAACCTAAAAGACACATTTATAATAGAACAGCTCTGATAACTATACTTACTCATTTTTACATAAGAGGCTCAAACACTTGTAAAACTACATGTATCTGCCAGAGAATACAGACACTAAATTGTTTAAAACAAACTACAAGTAACCACTGCAGACCTGACAGTAAtactaaagaaaaattattaatatcaTTACAATATCAATTCCTTATCTTTCCTAAACATGTAAGTGCAAATCACAAGTTGCAATTCAAACGTATAGAGAGCTTGAAATGAGTAAAATAATTCAGGTGTATGAACACCTGCATGTAACAATATTAATATTCTGTGTTAGCCACATAATATTCAAATAGAGATTGAAATTTTAATTAggggaatatttatttttttagtgaaGGAGAGTTAAATTCAATGGGGTTGTGTCTCTGAAGGAGCAGGAAGAATCCTCCAAGAAACATTCTGTCATTGCCAAATTGTGCCTTAGGCACTGTACTCAATTATGTAGGTTTTGGCAAGCAGATTTGCAAAGCAATCACCTGTACAATCACAAACAAAATCTATTCACACTCTGAAGGTATGCAGCCTTCAATCAACATCTCACAGTAGGTTATGAACAAACATATTATTCTTGTAGCAATAGGCACAGAAGACCTGCCCAAAGTCCCCCCACCTCCACACCAATGCTCTAGTTTTTAAGCAGAATATGTATTTCCCAAATTTGATACTCATTCTCAGGACTCTATAGGACAACTGTCACCTATTGTATTATATTAGCTTGACATATACTCCAGTAAAATTAGATATATACCTGAAAAATCCAGTTTGCAAAGATTACAAATATATCAAGCTGCCAGTAAATAGTTCCTATATCTACATATGAGGGTGCAAGTTAGCAGTGTCATAAAGGCACTTGTCTCTCACAGACAGTACTGTCTTCTCTAATCAGTCAAAAATagatcttaaaaatatttattgtaacATCCGAAATGGTTTTTACTCCTTAAAGTGGTGCAAATCATCACCTATAGAACAATAATTCATTAGTTCATCCTGAAAAAGCTGAGTGCAAATTATCCATAATTgaatatatctttatatatatatctatattctttatatatatctacatataCTTAAATCATTTTAATGCCATGCTCtcaaaaatgccaaaaaacaTGCTATAGTAGAAATGTGAATGGCACTAGCAGCCACAAATAAAATGGTAGGTGCACAAAACAGTAAAACCAGCTAATTTATGAAGCTACTAAATCAAGTGAATGAGTTGCAATGAGAGACATTTGCCACAAGTCTTTCCAAGACATGCTTGAAGCCACACCTGACCATGTAGCACGCACTAACATCATTAGGGACATCTTTATAGCTGGCTACctaattttacaaaaataattccaaaatgcGTATTTCACTTCAAAGTGAactctgtttctgtttttgcCAAATGTGATATCCAGATGCAACAGCAGAGTTTAAAAAGACACCTAAGCAGCCACTAAATAAAGTTCAATGCAGTTTTCAAGGGTTTATGAATGGCAGTTTAAAATCCTCTAAATCCCCTTTATCTGTTAGGTATAGGACAGATTTTCCTCTCCAAGTCTCAGTACCTTAAAGCAGTAACTTGAAAGAATTTCCACCAACAAAAGACCTGGTTTTGCAAATCAAAGGGCTcaggtattaaaaaaattgacATAATTGGCTTTGCCTATGTAAATGCTAATTTTCAGCTGGCACTATAGCTCCATTAACTGAGAAATCTAGATGGTATGATGGATGGAATAAATCAAGTACAATCCAAAAGCCAGCAGGCTTTTTGCCCTTAGTACTTTATGTCATAACAGCACATTAACAGTACATCCAGACTGCTGTGAAGTTGCTGGATGCAGCTTCCTGCCTGAATACTAATTTTCATGTCCAGTCTCCTGAATAGTTTTGCCAGTACTATACCATAAGGAAGTTTCTGTATCTTAGAAAAACCTGCATTCGCTGAACATTTCAAAAGGCTACTGAAaccaaaacaagaaagaaaaaaaaaagaaaaaaaaaaaagaaagaaaaaaaggaagctaTTTGATCAAGTATTAAGCTATTCCTTCAGAGAATTGCACTTCTTTGCTTATAGCAGTGACCAGAATTGCTGATGGTGTACTGACAGTTGCCATGGTAAGTGGGTGACTGCGTGGGATAGCAGACATATAGCCAAGTCAACTGCTTATGCAATCTCCATGATTTCAGCAAGCACAGAACACTTTATTATGTGCTGCCAATGATCTTCATAAAGTGCTGAAGGGAAGAATGTTCTTCTGTGTCAGGCCATGGTTGTTTCAGTATTCCCATTCATCTGTTTTCATGTCCAGATAGTAAAGAATATTCTGTGCCAGCTTTACTGCCTGCTTCCTGGCAGCCTTACACCGCTCATCACCTTGTGGATCAACAGCATCCAGGGCTAGAAGTTGTTTTGTAAGAAGTTCTTCCAGTCTCATGTAAtttttatctgttctgtttcCATCAAATGAAATCACCTCTTGCTGAATTTGAGACAAGTTTCCAAGTACAGTCCAAATTGATTTATAAGACTGATGTTCAGCAGCAGTTTGCTCTGaaaacatttgccttttttccagTGCTTCCTTCAAATCAATATATGTTATAAGAGTCTGAACTTCAATTACTGCTCTTCTCCTGGCCTCTCTAATACAGGGATTTTTTCCTGCACTCACTTCATCTAGGTGGGCAATTAGTCCCTGTAACTCTGCTTTGGATCCCAGATACAAATCAGAAGcattctctgtttttaaaagtaaggaattaatttccttcatCTTCTTACGGATCTCTTCAATTTTTAGAATGGACTGATTCTGTGCCAAATCATAAGCATGTGTAGAATTTGCTTCTTCATCCAAGTCCAGGTATCTCTGCAATTTATTGATTTCTTCTACTACTTCCTTTCTGTAATTTCTTATTTCCGTGTGACCGCAGACATCTAAAGCATCCAAATCAGCAATGAGGCCTGTGAGCACACAGGACAGATGCCTGCAGGTGTCATTACTACTCACTCCCATGAGAAGCGCAATGAGAGTTCCTCTGGCTTTGTTCACATCACACATTACAGAGTTAATTTTGGAGACAGAAGGATGTGCATCATTAGAGagtggcagggacagctgtTGCTTTACACCACTCTCTATAATCTCCTGGACAGCACATATCTTTGTCAGAGTGCGGTACCTTGCTTTGCGTAGAGAAACTTTCCCTCCTGTTTTCACCTGGGTAAGCCTCAACACAATGTCCTGAATTCCGTCTTCAAATTCATCACTGATACAGTTTCCTCCTTTGTAAAAAGGCGTGATCTCACGTTCCACAAGTGATTGTGCCTCCTTGAATAAAGCCTCTATTTCCAGTCTGCGTGGATGGTTTGCATTTTGTTCCAGTTCCTTCAGCAGCCTCTCCGTTTCCTGGGCAGCTCGCTTTCTGGCTTGCTGGATGTCCCCCTTGCCTTCGGTGTCTACAGAATCTATTTCAAAAAGCTGTTTCGTAAGGGTTCTTTCCAATTTCTTGTAATCTCGGTCGGTAGACAGACCGCTGAAGAGAGCCACTTGCTGTTCAATCTCTCTAACTTCTTTCTGTATTTCGTGTAACCGTTTTATGGATGGGTGTTGGTTACCCATATCcattcctcttccctcctccacCTCCAGATGAACTACAAGGAAAATGAGAACAGGACTTGCTTAAGTGCTACAAGAACACACATTTCAACTTTCACATTCTGAAACACTTCAGCATTACAGCGATTTTAAGTCTCTTCACCAATAGTATTATACCACTTGGCGGATATTTCACAGCCCTTTAATTTTTTACACCTTTCTCCCGGTCGGGCCGCAGGGGCGATGATTGAGTTGCCACACGCCCAGCTCTCGGCTGTTCACCCCCAGCCTTCCGCCCTGCCTTCCCCACCTGCTCTGAGCTGAGGCCGCCGCACAACAAACAGGGCACCCGCACAACAAACAGGGCACCCGCAGCCCGGGAGAGAACCGGGGGAGGGGGAGAGCAGCGGCCGAACCCGAGCGCCCCCGGGGgccacagccccggggcagcgCTCCTTCCCCTCACGTACCTTGCTCTCCTTCAACACACGCTGCCCCCTGCTCCTCCATGGCCGCAACCTCCCGCCTCCCCCGCGGCGGGGCCCAGCGCAGAGCGGAGAGGAAATGACACCGGACCGCCGCCGAGGCACCTGCGGGAGGCTGCTCCCCACCGGCCCCGCAGCGAACCCGCGCGGCGCCCGCGACCCGCCGCGGCCACGCACTTACCCGCCGCCCGGCGAGGAcccgctgcccggcccggcgctgCGCCACGGGCCGAGCGCCGCGAACCGCCCgagccccgcccggcccggccgcgcgGAGGGAGGCGGAGGCCGaggcgggcccggccccggccccggccccggcccggccccgccccgcccgcagcgcccgcgcGGCAGCGCCGTAAAGCGCGGGGCCATGGCGGCCGCACGGCTGCTGCGGGCCGCTGCCTGCCGCCGCCTCTCCTGCTCCGCCTCCTGCAGCGGCGGCCGCGCGGCTGAGCGCGGGGAGCGGCCGGACAGCGCGGTAAccccgggcggggggcggcagCTCCTGCGGGGGCCGTGGGGGAAGCCTCGGGGGCCGCCGGAGCTCTGAGTGGGGAGCGCTCCCGGGTAAcgccggcgggcgggggcggccggcAGCAAAGCGCGTTCCCCGCGGCCTCTGTTTTTTGCAGTGTTTGTCGAAGCCCCCGTGTCTGTTGCTGCAGGGGCGCTGAGGTCCGGGCTGTTGGGTAACGCCAGGTGTTCCGAAcctggctggggcaggcacGCGCCTGTGTGTGGGCACATGCATGCAGGAAAAACGCCGGGCTGAGGAAATCTTAGAATTATTAAATATGCTGAGTTTCAAAGGATCCACAAGCATCACGGAAATCGAGTTCCTGGCCGTGCACAGAACAGCCCTGAAAATCGCAGCATATGTCTGCAGAGTTGTCCAAAAGCTCCTTGAGCTTGTCTTGCTCGGGGCCGTGACCCCGTCCCTGGGGAGTCTGTTCCGTGGCCATCAGCCCTCTGCGTGAGGAGCCTTTGCTATCCAGCCTAAACTTCCCCCGACGCGGCTTCATCCTGTTCCCTCGGGTGCTGTCACCGGTCACCAGAGGGCAGAGATCAGCACCATAAAAAACACACACTTGCTAGTTCTCTCCgtgaaatattttaacagaataacagtgatggaaaaatgaaaacaaacaaagaagttgatttaaaaaaatacctcaTGGTAAAATTTTACCTCGTGGTAAAAGAGTTAAACGTGTCTTCTTTGTAGTGCATTTTTAAGTAAAAGTAAATTGTAAATGTACGCCAGTGGTTTTGGTCACAGTAAATAAATGTGCTCTATTTCTGAAGTTGCTGTGCTTGCATGCTGTAAGGCCCCGTGGCGTTTGGGGATTTATCCCAG
It contains:
- the BAG5 gene encoding BAG family molecular chaperone regulator 5 isoform X2, with translation MDMGNQHPSIKRLHEIQKEVREIEQQVALFSGLSTDRDYKKLERTLTKQLFEIDSVDTEGKGDIQQARKRAAQETERLLKELEQNANHPRRLEIEALFKEAQSLVEREITPFYKGGNCISDEFEDGIQDIVLRLTQVKTGGKVSLRKARYRTLTKICAVQEIIESGVKQQLSLPLSNDAHPSVSKINSVMCDVNKARGTLIALLMGVSSNDTCRHLSCVLTGLIADLDALDVCGHTEIRNYRKEVVEEINKLQRYLDLDEEANSTHAYDLAQNQSILKIEEIRKKMKEINSLLLKTENASDLYLGSKAELQGLIAHLDEVSAGKNPCIREARRRAVIEVQTLITYIDLKEALEKRQMFSEQTAAEHQSYKSIWTVLGNLSQIQQEVISFDGNRTDKNYMRLEELLTKQLLALDAVDPQGDERCKAARKQAVKLAQNILYYLDMKTDEWEY
- the BAG5 gene encoding BAG family molecular chaperone regulator 5 isoform X1, producing MEEQGAACVEGEQVHLEVEEGRGMDMGNQHPSIKRLHEIQKEVREIEQQVALFSGLSTDRDYKKLERTLTKQLFEIDSVDTEGKGDIQQARKRAAQETERLLKELEQNANHPRRLEIEALFKEAQSLVEREITPFYKGGNCISDEFEDGIQDIVLRLTQVKTGGKVSLRKARYRTLTKICAVQEIIESGVKQQLSLPLSNDAHPSVSKINSVMCDVNKARGTLIALLMGVSSNDTCRHLSCVLTGLIADLDALDVCGHTEIRNYRKEVVEEINKLQRYLDLDEEANSTHAYDLAQNQSILKIEEIRKKMKEINSLLLKTENASDLYLGSKAELQGLIAHLDEVSAGKNPCIREARRRAVIEVQTLITYIDLKEALEKRQMFSEQTAAEHQSYKSIWTVLGNLSQIQQEVISFDGNRTDKNYMRLEELLTKQLLALDAVDPQGDERCKAARKQAVKLAQNILYYLDMKTDEWEY